One genomic segment of Cardinium endosymbiont of Philonthus spinipes includes these proteins:
- a CDS encoding lysylphosphatidylglycerol synthase transmembrane domain-containing protein gives MDAQEALKTLNVKKVWFPILCGLAITGFLFYRSGKISLEIVALLSEPNWNYLAMALCSILLREVGHIYRLRILSNSSLPWTSCFYIAILWEFGTAVTPSVVGGGLVAIFLLSKEGLSLGRSIAYIVVTGIMDNLFFLLAGTLGFTGAYEPIFSMAGPLSSSIKAFFFVIYTFFLVYNLVMIIGVFINPKLLKWILIHVTSIGFLKRWRRSAYQLSKDIMITSHEFKGKPPLFWYKIVLCTFLTWMVRYILINCLMAAYCPISLGQHLAIWGRQIVMWALMLVPVSPGGSGIAEFWFQKFFDPMLGDYTLLIALLWRICTFYLYLILGAMLLPKWIQRKFKNKSSQSS, from the coding sequence ATGGATGCTCAAGAAGCACTTAAAACATTAAATGTTAAAAAAGTATGGTTCCCTATATTATGTGGACTAGCCATTACAGGTTTTTTATTTTATAGGTCTGGTAAAATTTCACTTGAAATAGTGGCACTATTAAGTGAACCCAATTGGAACTATTTGGCTATGGCGCTCTGCTCTATTTTGCTCCGAGAAGTGGGTCATATTTACAGGCTACGTATCTTGAGCAATAGCAGTTTACCTTGGACGAGTTGTTTCTATATTGCCATCCTCTGGGAATTTGGCACTGCTGTAACACCATCGGTAGTAGGCGGAGGTCTGGTGGCTATTTTTCTTTTATCTAAAGAAGGATTGTCACTGGGTAGATCTATTGCCTATATTGTTGTGACTGGGATTATGGATAATCTTTTTTTTCTGTTAGCTGGAACATTGGGTTTTACAGGCGCATATGAACCAATTTTTTCCATGGCAGGCCCATTAAGCAGTAGTATAAAGGCCTTCTTTTTTGTTATCTATACGTTTTTTTTGGTCTATAACTTGGTTATGATCATTGGTGTTTTTATCAACCCCAAGCTATTAAAATGGATTTTAATCCATGTGACCAGTATTGGTTTCTTAAAGCGATGGCGCAGATCTGCTTACCAGCTTAGCAAGGACATTATGATTACTTCACATGAGTTTAAGGGAAAACCTCCTCTTTTTTGGTATAAAATAGTGCTCTGTACCTTTTTAACCTGGATGGTTCGATACATTTTGATCAATTGTTTGATGGCAGCTTATTGTCCTATTTCTTTAGGCCAGCACCTAGCCATTTGGGGCAGACAGATTGTGATGTGGGCACTGATGTTGGTGCCTGTTTCTCCAGGTGGGAGTGGCATTGCAGAATTTTGGTTTCAGAAATTTTTTGATCCTATGTTGGGCGACTATACCTTATTGATCGCATTGCTATGGCGTATATGCACTTTTTATCTCTACTTAATTTTAGGGGCCATGTTGTTACCTAAATGGATTCAACGAAAATTTAAAAACAAATCATCTCAATCGTCTTAG
- the gatC gene encoding Asp-tRNA(Asn)/Glu-tRNA(Gln) amidotransferase subunit GatC produces the protein MIIDNDLLDKLAYLCRLELPPHERDTMLHDLNAMVDWVKQLDELDVDNNIVLEASAKLESTSLRPDVASNLLSHEQALTLAPSSDSNYFRVPAVKGITAHTDLADPS, from the coding sequence ATGATTATTGATAACGACCTTTTAGATAAACTGGCCTACCTTTGCCGTCTTGAATTACCGCCGCATGAACGAGACACGATGCTTCATGACTTAAACGCAATGGTAGATTGGGTAAAGCAATTGGACGAGCTTGATGTGGACAACAATATTGTTTTAGAAGCATCTGCTAAGTTGGAGTCTACTAGTTTGCGTCCAGATGTTGCATCAAATTTACTTTCACACGAGCAAGCCTTAACCCTTGCACCCAGCAGTGATTCAAATTATTTTAGGGTTCCTGCTGTAAAGGGGATAACAGCACATACAGACTTAGCCGACCCAAGTTAA
- a CDS encoding ankyrin repeat domain-containing protein, with product MHHITVYLIIIFCSLQASSCLSSKRQPKETSLASAISAIKQGKPEKVPIYVRNNPAILNSSDENGCTLLHWAAYCDTTGVSTENLLDSGAPIDAKDKDGRTAFDWAYEGANASAMQQLIKKAIALGRLTLRGQDGKTLLHYAAALDHKESNALVKRLLALGLDPNLQDNYGRNPLCYAQRNDILTLLYSVTH from the coding sequence ATGCACCATATAACTGTATACCTTATTATAATCTTTTGCTCCTTACAAGCCAGTAGTTGTCTATCCTCTAAAAGACAACCAAAAGAGACTTCTCTGGCCTCAGCTATCTCAGCTATTAAACAAGGTAAACCTGAAAAAGTTCCCATATATGTGCGTAACAATCCAGCTATACTCAATAGTAGCGATGAAAATGGTTGTACGCTCTTACATTGGGCCGCTTACTGTGATACAACAGGTGTGAGCACTGAAAACTTACTTGACAGCGGTGCACCAATAGATGCGAAAGATAAGGATGGTCGAACAGCTTTTGATTGGGCATACGAAGGGGCTAATGCATCTGCTATGCAACAGTTGATTAAAAAAGCAATAGCCTTAGGGAGGCTAACGCTCCGGGGACAAGATGGAAAAACCTTACTGCACTATGCAGCTGCGTTAGACCATAAGGAGAGTAATGCACTAGTTAAGCGCCTATTGGCATTAGGATTGGACCCAAATCTGCAAGATAACTATGGCCGCAACCCGTTATGCTATGCTCAAAGGAACGATATACTTACTCTGCTATATAGCGTAACGCACTAG